The Planctellipticum variicoloris DNA window TTGGTTTACAACACGTTAGGTGTCACGCAACATGCATCACGTCACGCTGATTCCGGGCGATGGGACCGGACCGGAAATTACCGAAGCCACCCGTCGTTGTCTCGAAGCGACCGGCGTCAAATTCGACTGGGACGTCCAGGAATGCGGCATCGAAGTGATCGAGAAGCTGGGCAAGGTCCCCGAGTCGGTGCTGGCGTCGGTTCGCAAGAATCAGGTCGCCCTCAAGGGGCCGATCACGACGCCGATCGGCAAGGGTTTTCGCAGCGTTAATGTCTATCTGCGTCAGGAGTTGGGGCTTTACGCCTGTCTCCGTCCCTGCAAGACGTACAAGGGGGTCCGGAGCTTCTTTTCGGGCGTGAACGTCGACTTGGTGATCGTCCGCGAGAACACAGAAGACCTCTACGCAGGGGTTGAGTTCCAGGCTGGTTTGCCCGCAACCGCCGAGCTGATCGACTTCATCAATTCGAAAGCCACGGGTCGGAAGATCAGCACGGGTAAGGCGACGACCGGCGTCAGCATCAAGCCGATGTCGTACGAGGGAACCCGGAACATCGCCAATTTCGCGTTCGACTACGCCGTGAAGGCGGGACGGAAGTCGGTGACTTCGGTCTGCAAGGCGAACATCATGAAGTTCACCGACGGGCTGTGGTACGACGAGACCCGGGCCGTCGCCGCCGCCTACGGCGCGAAGTTCGAGCAGCCCGAGCTGAAGGTCGCCCCGGACGCCGAACTGGCCGGCAAGACGACCGACGCCAGCCAGGTCGCCTACATGGAGCGGCTGATCGACAACATGTGCATGCAGCTCGTGCAGAAGCCCGAGCAGTATGACGTGATTCTGCTATCCAACTTGTACGGCGACATCCTGAGCGATCTGTGCGCGGGCCTGGTGGGGGGACTGGGCGTCGCGCCCGGAGCGAACATCGGTCCGTCGTCGGCGATCTTCGAAGCGACGCACGGCAGCGCGCCGAAGTACAAGGGCCAGAACAAGGTCAACCCGACCGCGTTGATCCTGTCCGGCAAGCTGATGCTGGAGCACCTGGGCGAGAAGGCCGCGGCCGAGAAGCTGGAAGCCGCCGTCGCTGCCGTGATCGCCGAAGGCAAGGACGTGACCTACGATATGAAGCCTCATCGGACCGATCCGACGGCGGTCGGAACGGCTCAGATGGCCGACGCGATCATCGCCAAGATGCAGTCGATGTAGTTCATACGCTGACGAAAGCCGCTCTCATGGATGAGACGAGGCTG harbors:
- a CDS encoding isocitrate/isopropylmalate dehydrogenase family protein, which gives rise to MHHVTLIPGDGTGPEITEATRRCLEATGVKFDWDVQECGIEVIEKLGKVPESVLASVRKNQVALKGPITTPIGKGFRSVNVYLRQELGLYACLRPCKTYKGVRSFFSGVNVDLVIVRENTEDLYAGVEFQAGLPATAELIDFINSKATGRKISTGKATTGVSIKPMSYEGTRNIANFAFDYAVKAGRKSVTSVCKANIMKFTDGLWYDETRAVAAAYGAKFEQPELKVAPDAELAGKTTDASQVAYMERLIDNMCMQLVQKPEQYDVILLSNLYGDILSDLCAGLVGGLGVAPGANIGPSSAIFEATHGSAPKYKGQNKVNPTALILSGKLMLEHLGEKAAAEKLEAAVAAVIAEGKDVTYDMKPHRTDPTAVGTAQMADAIIAKMQSM